gaagatattgggaatggaaattatcacggatagaagtgttgggaagcttttcttgtctcaataggcctatgttgagaaagtgcttaagtgtttcaacatgaataatgctaagcttGTGACTATTCCATTtgctgcccatttcaagttattTGCAGACATGCCACAAAAAACAGATTAAGAGATGGAGCACATGTCTAGTGTTTCCTATTCGAGtgctgttggtagcatcatgtatgccatggtatgcacccgacctgacatttcacatgcagttagtgTTATGAGTAGATACATAGCATGTCCTGGGAAAGAGCATTAGCAGGCAATAAAAtagattttgaggtatttgaagggtactacagaTGTTGGTATGACATTTGACAGGCCAAAATGAGTGATTCAGTtgttggctatgtggattcagattttgcaggggacttagacaagaggagatctttgacaggttatttgtttactctttctggAAGTGCTATCGGTTAGAAGGCAATATTGCAAgcaatacatctcacaaagaatcagatgtaccatgagtgaactaagcacattgatgtcagatatcTCTTCATTTGGGACATTGTATTTCAGGGGACTATAGTTGTGCAGACagtctctacacatgataatccagcagatatgatgaccaagggagtctcagtcagcaagtttaggcattgcctagacttgATTTATATTTGTAGTGCTCAGTAATGCCCTTGTgagggcatatggcaagacaaagtgtttgtggttattttgttgatgataGAAGAAATTCAAGCCAAAGGGAAGAATTGTTATTTCTGTGGCTTTGAAATTTGGATATGTTTTTCATGGATTCGAATTGTGACTCGATCCAAAAGTTTCACGCTGCgacccgattgggataaaaagtgagatctgtagTGGTAGCGAATGACACAGTTCAATAAGCCAGGGCCCTTAAGCCCATCACTGATCTCCTTGgaggtataaatattgtaatgttctaCCCTTTGCGGTAGAATTGTGAGATATTCGAGAAACACATTGGGGTTAGAGCTTGAGAGTTTTGATTGATTGTATCTTATTCTTTTCATCACAGTAGaactttttctcttattttaccCGTAGACGTAGACCTTACGGTTAAACTAtgttaaatcctgtgttatttttcttcttttttcaatACTGTGTAATTGTGCGTTTTGTGTATATatcttagatttgcgtgcttgttataacatGAAGACGTTTTGTTATCCTAATTCTGATTTTCTACAGGCTGGGATGGGCAATAACCCAAGTTATATATGGCAAGTATATTGGCTTGCAAACTTTGTTGCAAGAAGGTTGTAAATGGAGAATTAGTGATGGCTCTCAAGTTAAGCTCTGGACGAATCCTTGGTTAATTGGTGATGAAAATCCGCGAGTAGCATTAGTTCCATCGGTAGATTGGGAAGGTGCCACTATAAACGCTTTGATCAAGGATGAGGGCACTTTTTGGGATGAGGAACTCATTTCTCATATGTTCAATGATAGAGATAAGCATCTTATTCTTCAATTACCGCTGAGTAGAAGGCATACAGAGGATGTTTGGCAATGGGCTAGGGACTCAAAAGGTTTTATACAGTCAAGTCCGGGCATAGGTGGCTGATGAATCGAAGGTATTCTAATGCAGGTGTGGTGAGGGATGAAGTGTGGGTTAGattatggaaattgaagcttccCACCAATGTTTATCTGTTATGGAGGGCATGTAAGGCCTGTCTTCCCATTATGGATAATCTGTTGCAGCGGAGGATTGAGGTCTTGGGTTGTTGTCCGGTTTGTAAAGAAGCTAATGAGTATATATTGCATTCTTTAGTCAATTGTCCTTTTGCGAATGCTTGCTTATGTTATGTTTTGTCTATGCCTACAGATGGATATTTTGCTTCTTTTGTGGATTGGTTTCGTAATTTTCTATTAATGAATTCTTTGGATGAGATTCATTTGGCTTTGTATGGTCATATGGAGTTTATGGTGTAATCGAAATGAAGTAGTGTGGAAGGAAAACTCTCGGATTGTCTCTCAAATGGTGCACTTGGCTTGTCCCTATCTGTCCCAGTGGTCAGCGGCTCAAGCATATGGCAATCTAATCAATTATTCCCCTAGGCAAGCAGTGTATGTTCCCATTGGTTGCTTCCCTCCAATGGCTAGCTGAAATGCAATGTTGACACTGCACTATTTAGGAATATTCTAGAAGGCTGGGATTTGGGCCTGTATTAAGGGATGCAACAGGTCAGTCTATAGCAGCATGTAATGGTTCTATTGCAGGTCTGTTGGATCCAAAGCTGGCTACGGCAATTGGCCTTTATGAGGTTTTGGGCTGGGTGAAGCTAAAGGGATTTTCAAACGTGGTATTTGAAACTGACTCAAGTCTTGTTAGTGCATGCTATTCAAAGTTCCCAATCTAATAGCTCTTATTTTGGTCTTATGGTTTGTTACTGTATTGCTTTGTTCAATGAGTTTGATCATAGCTCAATTTCCTTTGTTAGGAGATCAGCAAATATGGTTGGTCACACTTTAACTAGAGCATCATACTACTCTATGTCTGGTTTTTCTGAAAATATTACTTGATTGCTTTATTATTAATGCTATCCAAAAtatttttcaatatatataattaattaattatttaataattaaatttttactcaattatgtaattaaatttttataatttctattaCAGGAAATACTCTTTAATATCTTCAATTACAACAAGTAATATCAACTCTAATTTTACAAGCcaacaaattaaaaatatattagattttttacatattacattttaattattaaaataataaatagaataattattaatctaaattttcattattattattatataataagtaTATATAGTTGAACCAGAACATCTGAGAACTTTGTTTATGGCTGATCTAGATCACtcactcataaaaattaaaaattattaaatcaaatcaaaaccCATAAAATTTGGCTAAACCCGTTTAACTCGATTGATCTAGTTACGAGTTATACGAGTGAATCAGGTTTCAATTTTTTAACTAATCTTTTACAAATGACGGGATTTTTGCATAAATGATCATCATTGATTAATGGCACATAACAACCCTTTGAAAGACAAAAAAATATATCTAAAATAAAGATTTAttgttgaaatcataatttatttgacaaCAATCTACAAATCAACAGCTATACTTGAGCATCACCCAGCTACCAATTGACTATTTGAACGCGGATGCTTCCCATGAATTTCAACATTCAAAGCAAAGCTCCAAAACAGCATCAGCAGCTTGTTGAATTTGCTTTGCGCTAGCGTCCCTAGAAAGCCATATAAAATAATGGAAAAAAGAATTATGAGACAttagtaaataattttaaaataaattaccaaACACTCTCTTTACCCATTATATCTATGAAAATAAGCAGAAAATTTGATATGATAGAGCAGAAATAACTATTACCGATATGCTTCTAAAAGGCCCTTATTTTTCGTGTCCAACCTCCATCCAATATTAAATGAATACGCTGCCTTCTCAAAATCCTGAAATGGCTTGTTAAGGTATAATCATCCGAGCATAAAAGTATCAATAATTCATGGAAAAAATCATATGTAAGAGAAGTCCACATACTTCCAGTAACTTCCACCCCATGCCTTCCCTATAGTGGGACTTCGGCCATTTAGGTTTTAGCAAGACGCATCTCTGCCCATCAGCTAGAGCAAGATATCCTTCATTCAGGCGAGCCCAACACAAGCTCCGGTTTGACTTGACTTCTGCATCCATGGGTTTTAACCATTCGGCCTGCAATTTCATACCCAAAACCCCCAAATAAATTACTGACAACACATCACAAATATAGGAACGTTGACATAGATATAAAAGTTCTTAGATGGAAACGTGTTTGATAACTTATTCAGACCCAATTAATCTAAGCAAATGGCAACAGTAATACAGCATTAAGTACACGATACACTTACCTCGGTATACCAATAGATCGCATCATTATAGTCCTCTCTCTTAAATGCATCATTTCCCTTAGATTTTAACAGTAAAAATTGTTTATTTTTCCTCTGCTCCAACTGAGAAGTCAAACATGAAAGAAATTCTAAAATAGGAAATTGCCCAACCAAGATAGAATTTATCAATTTCCCACAAAATGATATCTAAGGAGAGCACGTAACTTGGAATTACCTGTGCTTCAACTTCTATGGAGTGGAAATGCTTCATTATACCGGCGCAGCTCCAATTTGCAACTGATGGAATGGGAGAGGTAAATGGCAAAAGAATCTTGACAGCCTCATGGTGACTGTTTCTTGCAGCAACTTCTACTGGTGTTAGACCCAACTGTTTGAtagacaaaattttaaatttcaaggaACCAAATAACAAACTAAAATCATTTCCAGTTTCATCCTAATTAAAATCCTTAATTGGCCATGAGAACCAATCTTAATCAGGAAGCACCAACATTTGTTACATAGGAAAAGCAGAAAACTCACATTACTAGTCACATTTGTTAATGCTCCCTCATCCAACAAGTATTTAATACTTTCTGCATCTCCTAGAGAAGCTGCATATTCTAAAGATGTAGGTCCTACTGTTCTCATGTTTGGATCAGCTCCAGCCTATGCATAAAAGGAAACAGAGAAGTGGACATCAGAATAACATTAATGGGGTAAATTTTAAACATGCATCCACATGCACGGGCCAGTATTTTTTTGTTCGACGGTAAAAAGCTCGTTTCGCTAAAAGGACCAATGTCCATGTCTTTTGAGGCAATAAAGAACATGTTATCCACCAGGAATAATAACCAAGTTGGTGCTATGCTACTGGCACACAACGTCCATTTCTTTGCCAAACTTGGGCCGAGAGcaactgagagagagagagagagagagagagagagtagacAAAAGGAATTGAATGCTACAGCTATACTATAGTGAAACAGAAAATATCCTACCTTAAGAAGTTGCTTCACACATTCGAAGGAACCAGCCTCGATGGACTTCACCAATGGAGAAAACAAATGACGGAATGTCATATTTGGCTGCACACGAGTAAAAAAATAGTAAGTTTTTTTATTAACAAAGATGGATGCCGATATAGCAAAAACTTGGCAGACCAAAAGCAGAATACGGCTAAATTTACAAGCTAAAATGGAAGGCTTCGGGTGAAAAATAAAacttcaaccaagatttgcagataaTGTAGATATCGTCATCTAGTAATATCTTAGGGCACAACGACATATGCAACGAGTGAGTTGACAGATGAAATTTGATGTGAGTTCATAATCATTAGACTAAAATAGACACAACTTGGGAACGGAAAAAGAAGCAAGAGAGGATAGTTAGGAAGGGTATGCATGAAACTCGAAACAAAACCAACCACTTGAAAAATCGAATAGAGTCATTACGAAAATACAAATATAATATCCGGCATACTAGCTTTAGGTCTTTCTCACATTAGCATTATTATCCAACAAAATCTTAACAGCCTCTGTCATGCCTCTGCTTGCTGCCTCCTGTAATGGTGTGCCAGAATCTGCTTGTGCATCAATTTCAGCACCGTTCGAAATCAAAAGTTGTAAAACTCTCCTACATCCTGAAAATATCTTAATGGATTAGGCTCATTCCAGCCATTGAACAATAAAAATCATGAATTAACAAAATATCATTTACACAAAGCATTTTATAACTCTTAAACCTCCAACTACTCTATAAAACTTTTATATCACAATCTATAAAACTTCTTTTGATTCACTCTCCTTAAGCACCACTGAATATTCAGGAAGCCTAACAAAATTATGTGTCTGTGGCCTCCCAATACATCCAGCAATGTAATTAAATTATATGTATTAGAAATTACCTTCGGAGTCATTCAAATTAATCACATACACCTAAACAACATttggataaaaattaaatttatcatTTTCGTGAAAAACAATCTCCAATTCAACAAAAGCTAAACAGCCCAAGAAAGAAAATCAAAGCAAGGAAAGAGTTCTCCCATGAGTAGCGAGAAAAAACCTCTCTGTGCAGCATAATGTAAAGGAGTAAATTTTTGTCCAGTTGCTGCATTGGGATTTGCACCGTTCTCAAGAAGACTGACAGCAGTGTGATATCGACCATGTAGAATCGCACAATGTAAAGGAGTTTTCCCTACAAATAGAACACTCAGTAAATCATGCAAAGTACAGGATGGAAAaaaaaatgggaaaaaaaaaaaactgatcgTTCGCTTCATTCATTAACGTTAAAACTGGAGAACAATCTTCCGGCTAAAAGATTAAACAAAGAAATCTGAATTACATTTTCttagaattatttaaaattataaaacacCTTTTCGATCTCTCAAATTAACGTTGATTTTCACTTCGCCAAGAAGATAATTGCACACATTAGTATTTCCTCTTTCAGCAGCGCAATGCAAAGCGGTTCGACCATTACGATCCTTGATGCTCTCTACTCTTCTCGCTAACAAACCATCACCCATATCAAGATAATTTGCGAAACCTGCTTCAACATTTCACAAAGATTTCACAGATAAAACCAGTAACTAATTAGTTTAGCCCCTAAAAAAATCAACGACAGAAACAATTTCTTCTAAAAAAAGACCAATAAAATCAACAAAAAAGAACACAAAAACAAGAACTTCTAAAAAATTATTTCTGGTGTAGCAAAAGAAAGAATTActttaaaaaattacaaaaaaaaaaagaaagatattTACTCTTGAGTAGTTCAAGATCTCCACACAAAGCCGCTTCAAGAAAACGACAAAGTTTCTCATCGCCTGCATATCAATCAAAGTTGATTTCTTATTCTAAATTCATCTTTTTGTTTCTTCATCCCATTCTATTGTTATAATTAATGAATAAACCAGAGAACCAAGAAGTAGTTTGAGAAGACCTGAAGAGGACGCCATTAGAGAACCAGAGTCCAGAGAAGTTGAAAGCGGTTTTGCAAAGAGCGAGTAGAGAAGAAGGGAACGGGAAGGTTTGAAGTCTGGAGACACTTAAAGAAAAAATATGGGAGAGAGCGCCAAGGAAATGAAAAGGTTTCGGTTGGGTTGGAGGGAACTCCACGTGATGCGTCTCGTGTCGCCTCGTGTCCTTTCTTGATTGGTGAATTTTTCGCCCAAAGAAACTACCAGCTGGTCTTGTGCGGCTTGTGGCTTCTGGGCTCAACCAAGCGAGCCGAAACTTTTCCCAACAGGCCACTGGAACTcaggaattgaaatgataatggccctataattacaataatataaaagtttaattaggattttgcatatttaatatttattatttgaattgaattatataaatatttaattaaatataaaatatatattattataataatatttaaaaaatttatatttattttaaataaaatagaatttaaatattttataaaattattaaattttaaaatataaattattataaaataatttttatataaattattaattaaaatatataaatttaacaaattttgataataatcatgtttaaaatgaattttaataatttaaaataaattttaattagatttataacgtatgtaaattttaaaaatattaattaaattaaaatattgtgaTTTTCACAAATCTTATTCGGTGACATCCCTACCCTGAAAGCTTGTTCCGTAAATTAGTTGGTTGATACTAAAATTGATCCTAAAATTAAAGTTTgagattaaattttaattaaagttaattatattaaaaacaaCATCCTTAATGATACTCTAACTTGATGTGTTTTAGAGACTTTaataagtaattttttttattattcacattattctttataaaaatttagtaattgttattatttaaatattaatggtaatttttataatttatcctTGAAAATTATCCCATGTTTTATTAttgtcttttaatttcaatttgttattaaaaaaattttaaatttttattttattttataaaaaatctctTTTAACTTACAATAGCATGTTTATATATAATACATATGCATATGATAGAGAAAATATACATCATTAACAAAATTATAACATAAGATAATGGAGATTAGTATTAAAATCTtctcaattcattaatttaataaataataaaaattatttttctaattttaatattaaattaaataatttcatatatTGTTGACTGTTAAACTATCGTTTcataaaaaattacattttaattgtaatttattttaaagAGATTACTACTAAATTTAGCGCTGATAAAAAGTATAAACAattcaaatatataatttttctcttttaaaaaaatttgtattaattattaaaaatataaagttATTATTATAAATGATATACAATATAATAAAAACATTTGGGGGAAAACAAAACTTGCTTTAATGCTAGAAAGCATTTTAGTTGTTTCCactttcaaaaattgtaaacaaatcaattttataaatttttattttcaaattttttttttattttatgtattaaaaacactaataatttattattattattactactaTTGGATGATTATTTTAAAACAACGAAGAATATTTATACTACAATTAgagggaaaaaaaattaattattctatAATGATACTGGGCAcgtatgtgtgaaataaaataattattttattttaattttataattaaattattaacaaatGTATTTATTAATAAGTAAATAAATCTGCTAATAAATAGATatatttattatgcacaaacagtTACGACTGTTAAAAGGGGTGTTATAATAAATGTGTCTACTATAAATAGATATATGTCTATTACACATAATCAGTCACAACTATTCAAAGATATGTTATAACAGATATgtctattaataaataaatatatctaTTACATAAATAATCATATCTATTAGAAGAgatatcaatttaaaataaatagatgtGTCTATTGAAAGTAAATAGATCTATCTATCTAGAAAATATTGCAtaactttttattatttataaatatagatGAGTTGTTCAAATTCttatattacttttattttttctttttccttctaatttctttaaattatgtTCGTATAAAAATTTCAATAGTTAATGTTTATAAATTTTAGGCTTTAATGTGTCTTGAGGTATATTGCATAACCTTACAGTAATCTAATGAGATAATTAACACCTTAAAAATAATGATTTATCATGTCTTaaaaccggctatgttatatgggagtgagtgttgggcactgaaagagtcgtatacgtctaagataagagttgcagagatgagaatgttaaggtggatgagtggccatactagactagataaaatctgtaatgagagtattagagaaaaggtatgagtggtactaattgaagataagttgagagaagggagattgaggtggtttggtcatgtgaagcgtaaacatacggaggctccaattagacaagtagagcacattaggttaggttagaggatagaaagaaaaaaaaaaaagggtagacctaaattgacttggaagagagtagtataacatgacctagaaatattacacatttctgaggatttaacccaaaatcgttcagattagaaaaagcgaatccatatagttgaccccaaatttttgggataaaaatttagttgagttgaattgagttgagttgagttgagtatcacGTCTTAAAACCCATTCAACATCCACTATCTCAACAATTTATATAAGTATAGATTTAAtctcaaagaaaataatataattttatcacaAACTATAAAATGTTAAGAATCATTTATTTAATGACATTTCATAAAACGTTTATTAGAATAATATTCAGtaaaatatgagaaaattttCCAAATAGTATAAGTAATTATCCAGATTGAAGATAACAATTTAACACGAAATTTATGAATTCAAAAATGCATCAAgttaaaaaataatcaatatgCTATTTATCTATTTGAAGCTACTTttgtgatatatatatgtatgtatagacACACACACCCAAGGCGTATGAATATagcataattaataataaaaacatattttataatgtaataaaattactttaatcaaaaaataatttaaactttataaattttttatattttatttcataatttatgtaaattaatatttattttttttattacagaaaatatattagattaatgtaaaaataaataattttttgtacccaataataaaaatatattaaattactaataatgaattgaaatatttaattataataataataaaattatataatattattattaattaaaaataaaattttattatattatttttaaaatgctATATCTTTAAACTTTTCTAATGTGTaactttttattaatttgatatatttttataaaaaaattctttcacaaaaatattattattttacataaatttatgatataaaatatatatttttcataaaaattgaaattttaaataaatataatatatgcatATATAATGAAATATCATCATTTTCTAATAATctaataaatgttaaaaaatgCATATGATCTTTTAAAAGATAAATCTCTTAATTCTgatattgtatttttaattttttaattttctttacttgtaattaaatttttaatgtaattatattttgtatcTTTGAGATACTACTGCTATataaaaatatgattaaataaaaATGCAgagtaaaaaataatataatattattttaaaaaacttaattaatttaaaaattaacaaaaaaatctAAACCATCTATTTTCTCTCTGCCGATCTCTCTCCCCTTCTTGTCCATTTTCTCCAGCAATCTCAAGATGCTAGATTTCTTCTCcttctttccttcattttctCCAACATTCTCAAGATGCAAGCTTTCCACTGGttttttaattgatgaaaattgtctaattttctctttttttaatgGCAATTTTAGCTAAATGGGTATTTGTAATTCCTGTGAATCTACCCACCTAACTGCTACAAAGATGATTCTACAACATGGGAGCTTGCAAAAATTTTCCTACTCTGTTAAAGTTTCTTACGTTctccaaaagaatctcatttcATTTGCAATGTTGATGAAAATGGAGCTTGACGACGTCATTTCTGCCATTAACGGAGATGAAGATGCTGTTCAATTCTTTCCTAAGGGTCCTTCAAGTATAGGAAAGCCTAATACAATATAATGTGATGAATTACGCaatacaattaaaattataatgtaattattcatttattttattgtaaaataaaaatataagtagcaTAATATAGTAGTGGTTAAATGGTGATAGTGATGAGGACTGTGGTAATTAGATTGTGATGGTAGTGTTGGTGATAAGGTGAGTTAATGGTAGTGGTAATGGCCAGGTGATGGTAGATGTAACAATAATTAAATAGTGATAATGGTAGTTAAGTAATAATAATAGTGATGGTGGTAACAGGATAGTGATTATGATGGTAATGGTGGCCGTATTAGTAGTTGTGGTGACAGAGTGAGAGTAGTGACAGTGGTGATCGAGTAGTGATAATGATGATAATattgacaataaataaaaaaaattaaaatatgtaatCATGATTACATCTATTTTTATATGTGGTGATCATCACAACTActttaagtataattaattaaatataattatatctaTTTTGCGcttattttgattgaaattaaaACATAATGAGTTTATTTGTATCACTAAACTTTTTAAAGGCTTATATAACTATCGAAAAAAACTTTAAGAGTCTATTAGGCcttttgtcaaaaaaaaaatattatatgaaattagggattagtaaaaatataaataagtttCAAGAATTGAAATCaataaatattgaataaaaacaacaaaaataaaagaagttaaagaaaaaaaaattaggagcAAAATATGAGAGGAAAATTTTTTTCTAGTAACTTTTTTTTTGTGTCCCAAAAGACGTTATAAAGTATCAACTATTTATAGGTAAGGAACAAGAAACCgcttaaatcaaatttaattttatcattaatcattatttaattaaaaaatgaacATTAACTCAATATTTAAAACTGATCATCTAATACTAAAATATTAGTCAAGGAATTTGACCATTTGAAACAATATATGCAGTATTATTAATTCAATAgctataaatcaaataaaaagaaaataaaaaaaaattactatccCATTATAGTGAATACTTAAAAGttagttattaattttttttaagaaaaaactgCATTGACCATATAGATATTTCTTTTATAAAGATATGATAattaatgattaaaattattttttgagaAAAAAAGTCACAATATAATATATTTCACTAATAAATATAatgtataaataaaaaatttatatataagttataattgccaactttaaaatataaagggtcaattgttatttattttatttaatatatattatttaattgggAGTTATCTCAATGATAACAATTGTTAAATGATAGATTTGGACATTATGTATATGGGCACATATAATGGAaaagttaaattaattaaatattaattttttaaaaaaatatttattttgatgtgattgaaaaaatatttagaaaatatttcattactttaaaattataataatcaattactgatattaaatttaaaattttttaataaataattttactaATACAGATTAGAGACTAAATAAAACTTATAATATTAATGTATCATGTTTTATATAATGTTTTTTAAATTAgtaaaatttagattaataaaaaatttttagtttaacaaaattaaagtgtaataactctattaaatttattattaaaattttaaataataaaattaataaattaatagtctCAAATGATACATATAACTCATATGTTTgtatattttcaattttattttattatatatctcATATATGTAAATACATcattacataaataaaattttattttattttccaatatatatatatatatcaatcgttatttaattttttaattaattttaagatatataattcttaaatttttacaataaaataaaaatattaaaaaatttaagaaatatt
The Hevea brasiliensis isolate MT/VB/25A 57/8 chromosome 18, ASM3005281v1, whole genome shotgun sequence genome window above contains:
- the LOC110643724 gene encoding uncharacterized protein LOC110643724, which produces MASSSGDEKLCRFLEAALCGDLELLKSFANYLDMGDGLLARRVESIKDRNGRTALHCAAERGNTNVCNYLLGEVKINVNLRDRKGKTPLHCAILHGRYHTAVSLLENGANPNAATGQKFTPLHYAAQRGCRRVLQLLISNGAEIDAQADSGTPLQEAASRGMTEAVKILLDNNANPNMTFRHLFSPLVKSIEAGSFECVKQLLKAGADPNMRTVGPTSLEYAASLGDAESIKYLLDEGALTNVTSNLGLTPVEVAARNSHHEAVKILLPFTSPIPSVANWSCAGIMKHFHSIEVEAQLEQRKNKQFLLLKSKGNDAFKREDYNDAIYWYTEAEWLKPMDAEVKSNRSLCWARLNEGYLALADGQRCVLLKPKWPKSHYREGMGWKLLEDFEKAAYSFNIGWRLDTKNKGLLEAYRDASAKQIQQAADAVLELCFEC